A region of the Styela clava chromosome 1, kaStyClav1.hap1.2, whole genome shotgun sequence genome:
GCAGGACCTGGCGAATAAAAACCTCTAGCGTCAACTAGTGACGATTTGCAAAACTACAGACAGTCATAACACGTATATTGTCACAATTTCGACATCTTCAGCAGATATTCCACTTTTCCTATTATTGcttaatttatttgtttacagTTGCATATTTGTACTCGTTCACAAAAATTTGAAGACATCTGATGACGTACTTTCTTTGACTGACATGATAAAACTTAACAATAAAGTGGATGGAGATGAATATATTGCTAAAGCAATATCTGTGAAAAGGTtagaagtatttatttttttttctttaaatattctaCAAGGTAATTTGAGTTGATTATGTGATTTCATGTAAATGATATTTGTCAAATTCAGGTGATGAATGTTATATATTAGGATATGAGATTTTGTTTGAACGTCATACCGAAATATATGGAACTAAATGAATTTAACTTTTCTATGCTACGCATATTTACGCCGTTCGCttgaaaatcacattttttgtcCGTGTGAACGCCATGCCATTGAATATTTTAGCATGAAGGGGAAGCGAATGAATATCACACTCGGTGAAGAATCGATGACAACATGTGATGTAATAAATATCGGAGAGTCAGGAATACAAAATGAACAATcttctggaaaaaaaattatattaacgGGAAGAATTAAGAAACTAGATAAAGAGATTTTAATCTATACTTCTTCAAACACATGCTTTAATTGAAAGTTTTAGCATAAATGCAATCAATACCTCTTAGTAGAGAAAAGATAAAGAAAGTAAACATATTTCTTGacgcaaaattaaattttttactttattccttctttaatatataaatgtatataagtaTATATCTTTAACTTATACTTTATCATTTTGTCATAATGTATAAGATAACTTATCTTGCTTCAGCATCTCAATCGTTTATTCGACGTCATCTGGCgaccaaataattttcaaacagAGTCCTTCAATCACTCTCTATAGATGATGAGGGTAAGGAAGACTATTCTATATTTCTGTCAAGTGTAATAGAGAATTTTGGTCTAGGTCAATAGGTTGAGATAAAAAAAGAAGTGAGTTATCTCAGTGAGAATATGTGCCTAACTCGGTTTGGGTCAAACTTCAAGCAATGTTACGAGAGAATACTTTTGAGAAATTTCCAAAAAAAGAAATCTTGACATTGAACATTGGCTCGAAAATGAAGCGTTATTTTATCGGAAAcacttttactattttttcGGATTTTTAAATAATGATCATGTGACTATTTTAATGattatgatttttttcaattttattagtATTTTTGAACCCAAAGCTCTTAAAAATCATCTGGAAttaatagtaatatttttttttagaaaaagatTCATTCGAGTTCAACATCGCGAGTTTCGTGATCGGTTTTCTTATTCCTTTTGTCTTCTTGGTCGTCTCTGTCGGGATCATATAAAAATTGAGGAAGAAAATAAAGAATCTGGAAAAATATGCTGAAGCAAAAGAACACAATTACGAGATTATAAAAGAAAAAGGTACTTAGAGTTAATGTTAATCAGAAAAGCATTATTCTTGTAGAAAATATTGTTCCTATATAACCAACTAGttttatgaatattcaaaaaaataataataattactcATATTGTAAACACAACAGAATATGTTCGGGATCAAATTTGTatctccaatttatttattattacataGAATGAATCTTAGTACGATTTAAAAGTTTAGTAAGATATTGATGTACAAATATTATACACGGAGATATGCAATTTTGAAAAGCCCCAAGAAAATTTgcataataaaacaaatgtaaatgTATTTTTGAGAGACATGTTCATCTTGAATTactgaaatttaaaatggaTTGGTCTATATTAGCCCATTACaccaatattataaattttattggaatttttatttaaatttgattctcAACCAATTAGCAACTCCTTCCAACAACCAGTTGTATCCGAATGTACTGCAAGAAAACTACCGCAAACGAACAAGCTTGTCCTGCCACAACTATCCAAACACAAGGGGAATCAGCTTACGAAACTTACAACGCCTAATAAACTCAATATGTATTCGCatattataaaaagaaaaaaagatgGTCTTCATAAAACACTCGGTGATGTTGTGACTAACAATGTCTTAGCTGTTGGTTAGAATATTTCAATCGTGATGGTGTCAATGGATAAAATTCTTACAAGTCGACTCAATTATCAATCTCCATCCAATTTCTCTGAAGCTGATATGAATATACTAATATCATACGGCATGTATTCTCATTTTCAATTATGAAGAAAATTGACTTAAAATTAGCCACGTAGTAATTCGATGATATGCCCAAAATGCACATCTTCCGTCGGCCAGGGTTTTTCAATTGATATATATGTCTTAATCTGGTGCTCTCGAAATTTGcgtaccaaaatggcggacaccggaacgtagtatgtgtaccgcatgtgtaattttatttcaattttccatattttagttctattacgagttcgaggactagccaagtgactaccgtagtatttgtatctgaaattaaggctcaaccctaacctggtacatatactacgttccggtgaccgccatcttggttcacatacttcccTTAATCTTACAAATCGTTACTAGACATTTTCAAATCACTTGATTATTTAAGTGAGTATTTAGCGAAACCACGTGATACCTATTTTTATTGGTAATTGCATATTCACTCGTCTTTgttatttcgtttttattttattttttattatatctgagGGTGTTGTTAGCTCCATAGCTAAACAATCCGTCATTCTCAActcataatatttaaatatttatcgtAACAACTTCGTCAATTCGTGATTTTTTGTGTAATAGATCCATTAATTCTGATTcttaatatgaaaaatcatcATTCAATTCTGAACCTTCGCTGACGCTGCAAATATCCCTATTATGTAAATCATTCTCGTACTTTTACTGGAAAAAGCAAATGTGTCTTATTACGTTGATGTTATTACCTTGGATTATTACTTTACCTTATTAGTGTGTCGCCAATATATGCAGattgtccataaagtccctttacaatttcaatttttgttatgAAGCCAGTTTATAtcttaagtatttttacttcatttattacatctgtgagggccaaaataAAGTGTagcatcgataaattccctcttgcaattttaaaaatgttaagactttatggacaccctatataatGAGGCAAAAATCAAAGGAATTTTCAAAGCTCACaagtttatatatttaaacaaatatatagccTAAATATACAAAAACTGTTTTATACATAATTGATTTTATAGTAattattagttattattagtaACCTGCCTGCGGATTATATTCTTTATAGGCTATCTGGCTTTATCAACATTTTTTAATAGTACTTTGCTTTATCACGCAAAGGCTATTATGTTATCTTAATACGTCTATAGTCTCAACTTTTTAGTCAGTACTCTTTACGAGGTAAATTGAAAGCTGTGGTCTTTACTtcaaaataaagataaaattaTATGGTTTATATATTCCAAGCCTATAAGGTGATGAAAACACCATTCATATTAGTGAAACGACATAACTAGAATTGGAAATGGCAGGATGGTACTGATGTGATCATGATAGGTGAAGTTGGATATTAATATATACCAACACCAACCAACCAAATTATTCTCTAAACAGTCAAAGTATTTACATACTGCTACTGCATATGTAAAAATGAAGTAGATTTTAGCTTAAGATAGTTGGTCCAATTGGTGACTAGTATTAACCAGTAAACCAAAAGAAGGAATTCCCCTACGACAGACAATGGCATTATTGAAGTCTCGCTAGCCGTTGACTTCGCTACACTTTGCTACACACGACATAAAagttatgaaaaataatttacggagaaatttttttttttcaatttttttaaatatagttgAGGACCAAATCAGTTTTGATATCTTACTTCACCTCTCatcatttaaaattcaaatttataaatacgAGAAAATTGTTTGCCGATCAATAATGGAATGGGTTCAATATGCTCAATTCTAACTTTCGTTCTGCCAATGATcaagaattgattttttgctGAGTTGCATTCTAGTCGGAACTGGTGTTGAGGAGTGACAACGGTACTGCTGTACTGGCTTGTTCACGTTTTAACCTGTGGTGCAGTGCAAGCTTAGCAATCGCCGTTGTAATACTTAGCAAGATAGGTAGTAATTAATTCCAAAAGCATAAAGTTAAACTGTGGATAAGTACGCCGAAAAATCGCCGAGTGCATAATGAAACAATTCGCTGGCATTGAATGAATACCAATAAGGAGCCTACAGATGATGTAAAGATGAAAAAAACGTTAAGGCAGCATGACAGAATCGAAATATAATGAATCAGGTTTATGAAgaaaagtaattgaaattcaactaACAGCAGATAGGCCTACAGTAAAAGTTTTTATCGGTACTGCAAAATCTACCTATATATTGAATGACAACTCAAACAATAtctttggtattatatatgcaTAAACAGTTTTATGGTCTTATAATTTGACCATGCCAATTCGCAacgtttttaacatttttttaatggCGTGTTATTGTTTTGTTCTGTGTGCGTTTTAAGAATATCGGTATTGGCCTCATCAATTACAGACCTGTACACGCGTGATTGGTGTGTTTCCTGTGAATTGCTTTTCTAAGTGTCTGTGCACATAATTTACCAACATAGCTTCGATTAAAGTTTGTATTTTGCTTCTTTTAAACCAATGCCAAATCAGTTAAGTTATTCGTGGCTTCCGACTATTCTCGTTAGTCGTTACTTTGTCACATTGTATTTGTATCAGATTGAATAGATCATTATCAGCTTAAGTATTTTAAAAGTAGCCTACAACAGCCTGAACGTTCAATACATTCGCGTATTTTGCGTGTTTATTTCTGGCCCATTCCTCGTTTAACaaagtttgtgttttttgttagTGACTTGATCAAGCTACCAAGAATTGGACCAGTCCCGCCATCTATATCATCGGAAATGAAAAGCTCAGTCTGATACCAGCATCAAATCTCAACGCTATCTCGTCCATTACTACCAGGTGAAGCaacatttatataatatttacaaCGTTGCTAGTTATTTGCGTCAAATCGGAAATCACTGTTATTCACGAAACCACAAGCTTCTTATGTCTTTTGGTTACTGCATGTCGAAACTGTACAAACAGTAGTGACACCTCGTAAAATGATTATAAGTTCACACCCACAATTCATTGAGTCACTTTTGTACATAAGACATGCATTGCTAAACCAACTGTATTTAATCTGTATATACACATTTAATATGAGATGTCAATATCATATTGTTGAGCAATATaatgaacaaatataaatttaatgcagagcagaaataaaatatatttcagtttcATAAAAGATAATGTGTGAGTTTTTAAGATTGTTGTGAAACAAGTTTGCCAAAAATTGTTTATCTGTCATTTTCCTTTTTCCacgtatatttacaaatatttgaaagatCACATATACAGCACATGGAAGTTTTACACGACCCTGCTCAAATTTTGCTATATCACTTAAAACAGTTTTCATTCGGTGTAACTTATAAATAGCGAAATGCTTGTGCATGTCACATGTTTCCTGATTGCAGTAGAcagtgaaaatattttcacatttaaaCGCTCAAACATTTATCCATCTGAATAGAGGAGACTTTTTAATATATCAAGACTTAATTTCCATATAAACTTCTCTGAGTATACTGAGTATACTCTGAGTTAGAAAAGTTTGCAATATTTAAgtttttaactttatttaatTACACATGGCCAACTTCCCGGAAATTTGGAATAAGTAACAAACTCAAATCTGCATTTGCGATCTTTTCAACTGCTTACTCTATTTAAACTTCTTGAAAACGTATATATTTGTCTCAGTCACAAGTATTTCCAAGCACAATAATGTTCTTCACTGGAAATTAGAGGTATCGGTGCTGGATATTCAAGTGATATTAACTTTTGCTCGTTCTAATACGATTATAATAATAGGTCTGTACAAATAAAGCAGCAACATTTACCAATTACAACAAAGAAAAATCAACAAAGTAAACAAAATGTCGCAGTAATGTGAAACACTGTTTAATgtcaaaattttcttttctgagaaaatacaataaaaatttagaaaCTTACGAAGGACTGATAGATCATCATCGAGTCAGCGATACCCCAATTAGTTAAAATGCGAAACAAAAATGTCAAGTGAAAATGCAAAAAACAATAGAATTAAACACCACATGGTTCTAGTTTGAGGCATTTGCAGGACCTGGTAAATAAAAATCTCTAGCCTCATTTTTGTCTTCTATTTTTAGTCAACAAGAAGAATTCTTTCATTGTTGGAAATGACACTATAAAACTTTCCTATTTTATAGTATATGCGTATTAGTTGTCGGGCATGGAAATTATAACGAGCGAGACAAAATGAGTGAACTTCTCAAGTAaggtatttgatttttattgctGTATTATAATGCACAGACTTAACCCGAACTACAAGTCGTTTACAAGAATGCATGCTGGAATATACATGTTTGCGACATGACCTACAGAGCTGATTacactgtaaaagtgtaaaAGTGAACAGTACTGATGATTGCTCTGTCCCGGCTATGAGATAGAGATGACAATCGACACCAACTTGACTGACTACTTCAATAATAACGACATTGTATGTAACAAGTATACCCAGTGTTTTGTCAATAAACAactcttttgaatttttttacatttttgtaaTTTGCTGATAGTTACTGCATAGCTGAAATTCATCAGGCGTTGTAAGATTCGTAAGCTGTTTCCAATTGTGTTTGCTTAGTTGTCGCAGGCAGAGCTTGTTCGTAACCGGCAGTTTCTTGCAGGACATTTGATGATGATGATGGTTGTTCGTAAGCTAATTCCACTTGTGTTTGCTTAGTTGTCGCAGGCAGAGCTTGTTCGTAACCGGTAGTTTCTTGCAGGACATTTGATAATGATGGTTGTTCGTAAGCTAATTCCACTTGTGTTTGCTTAGTTGTCGCAGTAAGAACTTGTTCGTATCCGGCAGTTTCTTGCAAGACATTTGAATATGATGGTTGTGAAGCTGGATTGTTGGGAGGAGTTGCTAATTAATTGAAAGAATGTAATTAGCAACCACAGAACAAACAAAAATCGATTTAAAATACTTATCTTGTTAGAAATCAGATCTAAGTAAACCTGTGGTAGACAGtgtgttaaaataataattttttaaataaaatatctcaGTTTTTTCCCATCACTTTATAGAAGGTATGTTCACAGACCTAGCTCTTTCAAACTTTTAGTAATTTAATGGGCGTGACTCCTAGTAGGGCTTTAATTTTATTCACTTTTCATTTGCGGTGGCATTCCAATTTTGTATAAACTCGAGATATACAAATTGTATTGCCCCACTATTAGAACCTGTATTGATTGATAAACGTTTTCTATCCCATTAACATTGATGGCATGTGTTTATCATTGAAGTGGAGTTACAACTTTTATCGTGACCGTATTCTGTTGTGTTTATACACTTTGAATGACACttcgaatttgattttatgggaataatattttatacatcAGTTCTGATTATTTCTCACTACCTTTTTCTTCTATAGTTTCGTAATTATGTTCTTTTACTTCTGCCTTTTCCTTCAAATTCTTTATTTCTATCTTCAATTTGTATATGATCCAGACAGAGACGACCAAGAAGACGAAAGGAATGAGAAAACCAATCACAAAACTGATGATGTTGAACTCGAACGCTTCtttttctaaaacaaatacGTTACTCTGATTTCCCGTTGATATTTAAAGGTTTTGGGATTATAGTTTTGTTAAAATTAGCAACATCATCTCTAGAATTACAAAGATAGTATATAACGTTCACAATAAAAGAACTCTTTATTCTTCTTTTAATTCTCAAAACTATTTGCTTGTTATCTTGTGTTGTTTGAAGtttgctaatttttttcataatctgGCTTTGAATTAACCAAAtctgaatatttgttattcTTACCGGTATCGTTCTTAGCAGTAGTTTCCTGTTCACCTTGTTTCAACGTTATAGAGGGGCTTTGACTGAAATGTATTAGGTCACCAGAGGGCGTGGAATAAACTATCGAGACACTGAAGTAAAATAAGTTAAATTATGCATTGCGGAAATACATTCCTTAAATGAAATACTGATAAAAGATccgatatattatatttgatttgatAGCACTATTAAATAGGTAAATCAATCTAATTTGACGTTAACATATATCTTTACTGTCTGTCGGTTTTGAAATAGCATTATAACAATACCAaaactttcaattaaaaattaGAAGTCTATGATGATCTATATAACCCTAAGATATATCTGGAATACCTGAACGTctttttatctaattttttgTTCCTTCCTGTGAataaaatttgttcattttgtatccctgcttttccggtatctaTTACGTCACATGTTGTCATTGATTCATCACCGAGTGTAATATTCATTCGCTTACCCTtcatgctaaaatattttatttaatgtagAATAGAATATGATATGTTATGCAGGAAATACCGCTGCTGCTCGAGACAATAGAAAAATCCCGTTGCAACGACGCATACAGGTATACGTATACACCTTGAAACTCATCAAAATACATCTATGGTGGTACGAACATATGCAGTATCAAAGTATCTTCTTGCATGTGCGTTGTATGCCCATACTATAGCCGAAAAGTATTGGAGTAAAGTATTCGTAGTACAATGCGTTTCGTTATAGTTTTTAGAAAAAATCAACGTCAAAAATCTTATAAATTCATACCGAAATATCGCCGTTGTCCTGATATATTACGTAATACCTACATTGCTCTGATACCGATTGCGAATAAATCTTTTATCCGATTAGTTAATCTTAATATCGCCaataaactttcaatcattTTCTTATGTTTCATATTTCAGGCAAATTCTACAAATCATGTTTAACTAAAACGCCTAATTAAATAATCACGCAATATAATTTTCTagaaataaaaactatttacAATCTTGAAACAGGTATTGCTTTAGCAATATACTTATCACCGCTCTCTGTGTTGTTAATATTTATCATGTCAGTCAAGGAGAAGGCCACGTCGTGTTCCTTCAAATTTGTGCGTACAAGTACGAATATGCAACTGTAAATTAATAGATTATAGATTATACAATATCAGAAATTGTACCGACATCTTGTTTTGTTGAAGAATAAAGTTCATATTGAAAAATGATACTaatcaaaattaatcagaaCTTTCGTGTCTTTAAAGCCGAGTGATTATATTGGTACAGGAGAGGAATAATATACCTAATACGATATATGAACAGGCAcaattgatttttgttttcagGCAAATAGGAAGATGAATGTACTACCTTTATTGTCGATATATTATTTTCTACTCTGTTGCATTTAGCTTACCTGACAAGGCCATTAGTCTCATCTGGTGCTTGTATTACGAGTTTTTTGAATCCACTTACGCTGCTAACTAGGTTATCTTCAAAACTATCAGGCGGAAAAACCTTTGTGGGAGCTAAATTACAAGACAGTGTTTAGTCAAAGGCATTACGATATCCTTGATTTTTTCTTTAGGATTCACATTTTTGCTGCAAACAGCGTTCTGCAAACGTGTCTAATtatcgtttcaatttgaaaattgatacatATTTAGAACGCAATGACTTACGCAACTTCGCATATCTTGGGTTAATCAGAGTTGTTGAGTAGATTAGTgatcacaaaattgaattcACAAACATTGAATTCTGAATATACCTCTAGGTTTTCCAAGACAACTGCCAGTAACAGATAAAACTTGACCAAATCCAGCACAACTGAATATTTTGATTGAAGCGGAATAGTTACGATTTGATTCTGGTTGAAACGAATACACGGATGATGACGTCACGTTTATTAGTTTCATGTCTGTCTTCAAGTTTGAATCTCGTGAGGAAGCCAGGGTTGAAGTTAGATTCAGTTCCTATTAATCATGAGATAAGTAATTACATCCGAAAGTCACTAAAAATGCTCTGAAAATTGATGCCAAATAAGGACGTTGAAGATAACGTAAAACCTTCCAGCTGAGTGgaatatgaattggatataaaTTACTAATGGACAAAAAACAAATGTGCAATTCATATCAGCGGACCAAAACAGATCTACGATCGTAAGTATAAACAATTAAACTTCACGACTTAATGTGGACTTCATGATACACGTATGGATTCTAAATTCAATTGACATATCTTCAAGCAAAGCTGTGTGTTTCGAATAATTtgagtcaaaataaaaatatttcttaccACAGTATATGAATCACCAGTCTCTGTCTTGTTAGATAAGATCCAAGAGATGACGCAAGTTTGTGTATTCTTGTATTGTATAATAGACGACGATTCTGCAGATAACGTTGCTCCTCCTGTTGTTGCGTTTCGGAAAGTAGAATATTTAGTTATGATTTTTGTGGAattgttgttgaaaattatGTTTGAACTtcgtgtgcatatatttgagttttGCTCCATTGTTTCTTTAGATAG
Encoded here:
- the LOC120335096 gene encoding uncharacterized protein LOC120335096; its protein translation is MNLTILVIWFSILITSVSAQDPWKKECVDGFELLFFKQRKTYNEAKSSCEGLRGYLAKVDDERITRVINSSFLIQDTVNTFYIGGNDIAIEGDWKWQDGTHVIMRGEVGYENWKSNQPNNVGNEDCLAVGRQTYKWVDISCDGNFYYICQKGGATLSAESSSIIQYKNTQTCVISWILSNKTETGDSYTVELNLTSTLASSRDSNLKTDMKLINVTSSSVYSFQPESNRNYSASIKIFSCAGFGQVLSVTGSCLGKPRAPTKVFPPDSFEDNLVSSVSGFKKLVIQAPDETNGLVSCIFVLVRTNLKEHDVAFSLTDMININNTESGDKYIAKAIPVSRFMKGKRMNITLGDESMTTCDVIDTGKAGIQNEQILFTGRNKKLDKKTFSVSIVYSTPSGDLIHFSQSPSITLKQGEQETTAKNDTEKEAFEFNIISFVIGFLIPFVFLVVSVWIIYKLKIEIKNLKEKAEVKEHNYETIEEKATPPNNPASQPSYSNVLQETAGYEQVLTATTKQTQVELAYEQPSLSNVLQETTGYEQALPATTKQTQVELAYEQPSSSSNVLQETAGYEQALPATTKQTQLETAYESYNA